In Serratia marcescens subsp. marcescens ATCC 13880, a single genomic region encodes these proteins:
- the mepA gene encoding penicillin-insensitive murein endopeptidase: MKNWMLGLLALTASASAMALTPWQKIDHPVAGAPQAVGGFANGCVIGAQPLPLNSPNYQVMRTDQRRYFGHPDLLAFIQRLSSQANQKALGTVLIGDMAMPAGGRFSSGHASHQSGLDVDIWLQLPRQRWSAQQLLKPQPIDLVSGDGKQVVARQWQPQIESLIKLAAQDAEVTRIFVNPAIKQRLCLDAGADRAWLHKVRPWFGHRAHMHVRLRCPAGSLECQEQDTPPPGDGCGAELASWFVPHQPNAKPGKPVPPPLPPTCQALLDHHFSAE; encoded by the coding sequence ATGAAAAACTGGATGTTGGGCCTGCTGGCCCTGACGGCCTCTGCTTCCGCCATGGCGCTGACGCCGTGGCAGAAAATCGACCATCCGGTGGCCGGCGCGCCGCAGGCGGTGGGCGGTTTCGCCAACGGTTGCGTCATCGGCGCGCAGCCGCTGCCGCTGAACTCACCGAACTACCAGGTGATGCGTACCGACCAGCGCCGCTATTTCGGCCACCCGGATCTGCTGGCGTTCATTCAGCGTCTCAGCAGCCAGGCGAATCAGAAAGCGCTGGGCACGGTGCTGATCGGCGACATGGCGATGCCGGCCGGCGGGCGCTTCAGCAGCGGCCACGCCAGCCACCAGTCGGGGCTCGATGTTGACATCTGGCTGCAGTTGCCGCGCCAACGCTGGAGCGCGCAGCAATTGCTGAAGCCGCAGCCGATCGACCTGGTGTCGGGCGACGGCAAGCAGGTGGTGGCGCGCCAATGGCAACCGCAAATTGAGTCGCTGATTAAGCTGGCGGCACAGGATGCGGAGGTGACGCGCATCTTCGTCAATCCGGCGATCAAGCAGCGCCTGTGCCTGGATGCCGGCGCCGATCGGGCCTGGTTGCACAAGGTGCGGCCGTGGTTCGGCCACCGTGCGCACATGCACGTGCGTCTGCGTTGTCCGGCCGGCAGCCTGGAGTGCCAGGAGCAGGATACGCCGCCGCCGGGCGACGGCTGCGGCGCCGAACTGGCGAGCTGGTTCGTACCGCATCAGCCGAACGCGAAGCCGGGCAAACCCGTGCCGCCGCCGTTACCGCCGACCTGTCAGGCATTGCTGGATCACCATTTCTCAGCGGAATAA